A portion of the Chiloscyllium punctatum isolate Juve2018m chromosome 5, sChiPun1.3, whole genome shotgun sequence genome contains these proteins:
- the pex2 gene encoding peroxisome biogenesis factor 2 has translation MDSKEDSLNSPTPVLRISQLDAFELDRALEQLVWSQFVQCFQCFKPGLLTHFEPELKAFLQFLLWRFTVYSQSATVGQILLNIQYKNDLSQGPKYQPMSKHQKLWYAICTIGGKWLQERAHDLFSNHSPESTMHRIKYIITLIGGFLKVAGLLNFLTFLQKGRFATFPERLLGIRAVFSRAQGFRQVGFEYMNRELLWHGFAEFLMFLLPLINTKKMKAFVSSWFLPVGHCHNNDGTLAIHCKECALCGDWPTMPHTIGCKHVFCYYCIKSNYLSDAYFTCPKCNSEVQNLVPLMPKIHKSP, from the coding sequence ATGGATTCAAAAGAAGACAGCTTAAATTCCCCAACTCCAGTACTAAGAATAAGTCAGCTGGATGCTTTTGAGCTGGACAGAGCCTTAGAACAACTTGTGTGGTCCCAGTTTGTCCAATGTTTTCAGTGTTTCAAACCTGGCTTGTTAACACATTTTGAACCAGAACTGAAAGCCTTTCTGCAGTTTTTGTTGTGGAGATTTACAGTGTATTCCCAAAGTGCAACCGTTGGACAGATCCTTCTGAACATCCAATATAAAAATGACTTATCTCAAGGACCAAAATATCAACCAATGAGTAAGCACCAGAAATTATGGTATGCAATATGCACCATTGGTGGGAAATGGTTGCAAGAGAGAGCCCATGATTTATTCAGTAATCACTCTCCAGAGTCAACTATGCATAGGATAAAATATATCATCACTTTAATAGGTGGATTTTTGAAGGTGGCTGGACTACTGAATTTCCTCACTTTTCTTCAGAAGGGTAGGTTTGCCACGTTTCCAGAACGACTCTTGGGAATCAGAGCAGTTTTCTCCAGAGCTCAGGGTTTTCGTCAAGTCGGTTTTGAATACATGAATCGAGAACTATTATGGCATGGCTTTGCTGAATTCCTAATGTTTCTTCTGCCACTGATCAATACAAAAAAAATGAAAGCTTTTGTCTCGTCTTGGTTCCTTCCAGTTGGTCATTGTCATAATAATGACGGCACATTAGCTATCCACTGTAAAGAATGTGCCCTTTGTGGTGATTGGCCAACAATGCCTCACACAATTGGTTGTAAGCATGTTTTTTGTTATTACTGCATTAAAAGTAATTACTTATCTGATGCTTACTTCACTTGCCCAAAATGTAACAGTGAAGTCCAAAATCTAGTACCTTTGATGCCCAAAATACATAAATCACCGTGA